The Tripterygium wilfordii isolate XIE 37 chromosome 5, ASM1340144v1, whole genome shotgun sequence genome window below encodes:
- the LOC119998260 gene encoding polcalcin Syr v 3-like: MADEQAKAERERIFKRFDLNGDGKISAAELGDCLKTLGSVTPEEIKRMMSEIDTDGDGYISFEEFTDFAKANSGLMKDVAKIF; this comes from the coding sequence ATGGCTGATGAACAGGCAAAGGCAGAGCGCGAGCGCATATTCAAGCGTTTTGACTTGAATGGCGATGGCAAGATCTCTGCAGCGGAGCTCGGAGACTGCTTGAAGACACTCGGCTCAGTCACGCCAGAGGAGATTAAACGAATGATGTCAGAGATTGATACCGATGGCGATGGTTACATTTCTTTTGAGGAGTTCACAGACTTCGCCAAGGCAAACAGTGGCCTCATGAAAGATGTTGCCAAGATATTCTGA